One Brassica oleracea var. oleracea cultivar TO1000 chromosome C7, BOL, whole genome shotgun sequence genomic window carries:
- the LOC106301975 gene encoding probable xyloglucan endotransglucosylase/hydrolase protein 18: MKLSCGTRFTFLVLFLFAAQSVAVYAGSFHKDVQIHWGDGRGKVRDRDGKLLSLSLDKSSGSGFQSNQEFLYGKAEVQMKLVPGNSAGTVTTFYLKSPGTTWDEIDFEFLGNISGHPYTLHTNVYTRGSGDKEQQFHLWFDPTKNFHTYCITWNPQRIIFTVDGIPIREFKNSESMGVPFPKNQPMRLYASLWEAEHWATRGGLEKTDWSKAPFTAFYRNYNVEGCVWANGKSFCPANSPWFTQKVDLEGQKKMKWAQSKYMVYNYCTDKTRFPKGVPAVCT, from the exons ATGAAGCTTTCTTGTGGTACAAGATTCACGTTCTTGGTTCTCTTTCTATTCGCAGCACAATCTGTTGCTGTGTATGCTGGTAGCTTCCATAAAGATGTTCAGATACATTGGGGTGATGGCCGTGGAAAGGTTCGTGACAGAGATGGAAAGCTTCTCTCTCTCTCGCTTGACAAATCCTCTGGTTCGGGTTTTCAGTCCAATCAGGAGTTTCTCTATGGTAAAGCTGAGGTTCAAATGAAACTTGTCCCTGGTAACTCTGCTGGAACAGTCACAACATTCTAT CTTAAATCACCGGGAACTACATGGGATGAGATCGATTTCGAGTTCTTGGGAAACATAAGTGGCCATCCGTATACTCTCCATACTAATGTTTACACACGAGGCTCTGGAGACAAAGAACAGCAGTTTCATCTATGGTTCGACCCAACAAAGAACTTTCACACTTACTGCATCACATGGAATCCCCAAAGGATTAT TTTTACAGTTGATGGCATTCCTATTAGAGAGTTTAAGAACTCCGAGTCAATGGGAGTTCCATTCCCAAAGAACCAACCAATGAGGCTGTACGCGAGTCTTTGGGAAGCAGAGCATTGGGCCACGAGGGGAGGATTGGAGAAAACAGATTGGTCAAAAGCTCCTTTCACTGCCTTTTACAGAAACTACAATGTGGAAGGATGTGTATGGGCTAATGGAAAATCATTTTGCCCCGCGAATTCGCCATGGTTCACTCAAAAAGTTGACCTGGAAGGCCAGAAAAAAATGAAATGGGCACAGAGTAAGTACATGGTCTACAACTATTGCACCGATAAAACAAGGTTTCCTAAAGGTGTTCCTGCCGTGTGCACTTAA
- the LOC106306486 gene encoding probable xyloglucan endotransglucosylase/hydrolase protein 17: MKSSCGTRFAFLVLFLFAVQSVCVYAGTGSFHKDVKIHWGDGRGKIHDNEGKLLSLSLDKSSGSGFQSNDEFLYGKAEVQMKLVPGNSAGTVTTFYLKSPGTTWDEIDFEFLGNISGHPYTLHTNVYTKGSGDKEQQFHLWFDPTREFHTYCITWNPERIIFTVDNVPIREFKNSESIGIPFPKIQPMRLYASLWEAEHWATRGGLEKTDWSKAPFTAFYRNYNVEGCVWANGKSSCAANSPWYTQKLDQRGMNRVKWAQRNYMVYNYCTDKKRFPKGVPAVCT, translated from the exons ATGAAGTCTTCTTGTGGTACAAGGTTTGCGTTCTTGGTTCTCTTTCTCTTTGCGGTACAATCAGTGTGCGTCTATGCCGGTACCGGTAGCTTCCACAAAGATGTGAAGATACACTGGGGTGATGGCCGTGGAAAGATTCACGACAATGAAGGAAAGCTTCTTTCTCTTTCCCTTGACAAGTCCTCTGGATCCGGTTTCCAATCGAATGATGAGTTTCTCTATGGCAAAGCTGAGGTTCAAATGAAGCTTGTCCCTGGTAACTCTGCTGGAACAGTCACAACTTTCTAT CTTAAATCACCAGGTACCACGTGGGATGAGATTGACTTCGAGTTCTTGGGAAACATTAGTGGTCATCCGTATACTCTTCATACTAATGTTTACACAAAGGGGTCAGGAGACAAAGAACAACAGTTTCATTTATGGTTTGACCCAACCCGTGAATTTCACACTTACTGCATCACATGGAACCCCGAAAGGATTAT TTTTACAGTTGATAACGTTCCCATTAGAGAGTTCAAGAACTCCGAGTCGATCGGAATCCCTTTCCCAAAGATCCAACCAATGAGACTCTACGCTAGCCTTTGGGAAGCTGAGCATTGGGCTACAAGAGGAGGATTAGAGAAGACAGATTGGTCAAAAGCTCCTTTTACTGCTTTCTACAGAAACTACAATGTGGAAGGATGTGTTTGGGCTAATGGTAAATCATCTTGCGCTGCTAACTCCCCATGGTACACTCAGAAACTCGACCAAAGAGGCATGAACAGAGTGAAATGGGCACAGCGTAACTACATGGTCTACAACTATTGCACCGACAAAAAGAGGTTTCCCAAAGGTGTTCCTGCAGTGTGCACTTAA
- the LOC106306485 gene encoding FGGY carbohydrate kinase domain-containing protein: MTTVELNPFPSRSVFLGVDVGTGSARAGLFDESGKLLGSSSSPIQIWKDGDCVEQSSTDIWHAVCAAVKSACSLTNVSDVEVKGIGFAATCSLVAVDAEGSPVTVSWSGDSRRNIIVWMDHRAVKQAERINSFNSPVLQYCGGGVSPEMEPPKLLWVKENLQESWSMVYKWMDLSDWLSYRATGDDTRSLCTTVCKWTYLGHAHMQQQMTEKASRDMEACGWDDEFWEEIGLGDLVDGHHAKIGRSVAFPGHPLGNGLTATAAKELGLLAGTPVGTSLIDAHAGGVGVMESKSDSDSLKKDSDVDTLCTRMVLVCGTSTCHMAVSREKLFIPGVWGPFWSAMVPEYWLTEGGQSATGALLDHIIENHVASPRLANQAASQKVSVFELLNNILKSMAQEDTSSPFVAALTSEMHILPDFHGNRSPVADPNSKGVVFGMTLDTSEKQLALLYLATVQGIAYGTRHIVEHCNAHGHKIDTLLACGGLSKNPLFIQEHADIVGCPIILPRESESVLLGAAILGAVAAKRYPSLHDAMKALNAAGQVVHSSSDPKVKKYHDAKYRIFRDLYEQQLSHRSIITQALS; this comes from the exons ATGACCACCGTTGAGTTAAATCCATTCCCATCTCGCTCCGTCTTCCTCGGTGTAGACGTCGGAACCGGAAGCGCCCGAGCCG GTTTGTTTGATGAAAGTGGAAAGCTTCTAGGCTCTTCTAGTAGTCCTATACAGATTTGGAAAGACGGAGACTGTGTTGAG CAATCTTCAACGGATATATGGCACGCGGTTTGTGCAGCTGTGAAGTCTGCTTGCTCTCTTACTAATGTTTCTGATGTTGAAGTCAAAGGAATAGGCTTTGCTGCCACCTGCTCTCTCG TGGCGGTTGATGCTGAGGGGTCTCCTGTTACTGTCTCTTGGAGTGGTGATTCGAGAAGGAACATTATTGTTTGGATGGACCATAGAGCTGTGAAGCAGGCGGAGAGAATCAACTCGTTTAATTCTCCAGTGTTGCAGTACTGTGGCGGAGGTGTTTCTCCAGAAATGGAGCCACCAAAA TTGCTATGGGTGAAAGAGAATCTCCAGGAGTCTTGGTCAATGGTGTATAAGTGGATGGACTTGAGTGATTGGCTCTCCTACAG AGCTACTGGAGATGATACACGTAGCTTGTGCACCACGGTATGTAAATGGACGTATCTTGGTCATGCACATATGCAGCAGCAGATGACTGAGAAGGCTTCTCGTGATATGGAAGCGTGTGGGTGGGATGATGAGTTCTGGGAAGAGATTGGCTTAGGCGATCTTGTAGATGGGCACCATGCTAAGATCG GGAGAAGTGTGGCTTTTCCGGGGCATCCACTTGGTAACGGTCTAACTGCAACAGCTGCTAAG GAACTGGGTCTATTGGCTGGAACACCTGTGGGGACATCACTCATTGATGCTCATGCAGGTGGTGTTGGTGTCATGGAAAGTAAATCAGATTCAGACTCCTTGAAGAAAG ATTCGGATGTGGATACCTTATGCACTCGAATGGTTTTAGTATGTGGCACATCAACGTGCCATATGGCTGTTTCACGTGAAAAGCTGTTTATTCCCGGCGTGTGGGGGCCTTTCTGGTCAG CTATGGTTCCGGAGTATTGGCTTACGGAAGGAGGACAGAGTGCCACTGGGGCTTTACTTGATCACATAATCGAAAACCATGTTGCTTCTCCCCGTCTTGCAAATCAAGCTGCTTCCCAGA AAGTTTCTGTGTTTGAACTTCTGAACAACATCTTAAAGTCGATGGCGCAAGAAGATACAAGTTCTCCATTTGTAGCTGCACTTACCTCAGAGATGCATATCCTTCCAGACTTTCATGGAAACAG GTCTCCCGTTGCAGACCCAAATTCAAAAGGAGTGGTATTTGGAATGACTCTTGACACATCAGAAAAGCAGCTAGCTCTTCTATACTTAGCCACAGTACAGGGGATTGCTTACGGCACACGTCACATTGTAGAGCATTGCAATGCTCATGGTCACAAA ATTGACACACTGCTTGCTTGTGGAGGCCTTTCAAAGAACCCACTGTTCATCCAAGAACATGCTGATATCGTTG GTTGTCCGATTATTCTACCACGAGAAAGCGAGTCTGTTCTTCTAGGAGCAGCCATTCTTGGAGCTGTTGCTGCCAAGAGGTATCCTAGTCTCCATGATGCTATGAAAGCTTTGAACGCAGCTGGACAA GTGGTTCATTCATCATCAGACCCTAAGGTTAAGAAGTATCACGATGCAAAATACCGCATCTTCCGTGACCTCTATGAACAGCAATTGTCTCACCGTTCCATCATCACACAAGCTCTTTCCTAG
- the LOC106305065 gene encoding pathogenesis-related protein PR-1 → MAPPKHINGVSVAVAALILLVACFHCVDANYQQQFMAPQNAARARLRLRPLMWDAKLARYAQWWANQRRGDCALIHSNGPYGENLFWGSGNRWSPAQAANGWLSEARSYNYYSNSCRAEMCGHYTQIVWKSTQRIGCAHVICNGGGGVLLACSYDPPGNFLGRRPY, encoded by the coding sequence ATGGCTCCTCCTAAACACATTAATGGTGTTTCGGTTGCAGTCGCGGCTCTCATACTACTTGTAGCATGTTTTCATTGCGTTGATGCAAACTACCAACAACAATTCATGGCTCCACAAAACGCAGCAAGGGCTCGCTTAAGACTCAGACCGCTAATGTGGGACGCTAAACTAGCCCGTTACGCGCAATGGTGGGCCAATCAGAGACGCGGTGACTGCGCCTTGATCCATTCAAACGGTCCATACGGTGAGAATCTATTCTGGGGCTCAGGCAATAGATGGAGCCCGGCTCAAGCCGCCAATGGATGGTTGTCGGAAGCAAGGAGTTATAACTATTACTCTAACTCGTGTCGGGCCGAGATGTGTGGCCATTACACGCAGATTGTGTGGAAGAGCACGCAGAGGATTGGTTGTGCTCATGTGATCTGTAATGGTGGAGGTGGCGTGTTATTGGCGTGCAGTTATGATCCACCGGGGAACTTTCTTGGTAGGAGACCTTATTGA